In Limibacter armeniacum, a single window of DNA contains:
- the lptB gene encoding LPS export ABC transporter ATP-binding protein: protein MILKADNLVKHYGARTVVNDVSIEVEQGEIVGLLGPNGAGKTTCFYMTVGLIKPNNGIIHLDGNDITKLPMYERAKLGVGYLAQEPSVFRNLTVEENILLPLEMRKIPKAEQKHKAQELMEEFSLTHVKDNLGMSLSGGERRRTEIARTLATDPKFVLLDEPFAGVDPIAVEEIQRIVYKLKHKNIGVLITDHNVTETLSITDRVYILQSGKLFKEGTPEQLINDVEVRKAYFGEYAEYKKKDFSNS from the coding sequence ATGATACTGAAGGCAGATAATCTAGTTAAACATTATGGCGCACGTACTGTAGTCAATGATGTGTCAATTGAGGTAGAACAAGGTGAGATTGTAGGTTTGTTGGGGCCAAATGGAGCAGGTAAGACTACTTGTTTCTATATGACAGTTGGGCTTATCAAACCGAATAATGGTATTATTCATCTTGACGGAAATGACATCACTAAGCTTCCGATGTATGAGCGTGCCAAGTTGGGAGTAGGTTATTTGGCACAGGAGCCATCTGTATTCAGAAACCTGACAGTGGAAGAAAATATTTTGCTTCCGTTGGAGATGAGAAAAATCCCGAAGGCCGAGCAAAAACACAAGGCGCAGGAACTGATGGAAGAATTCAGTTTGACGCATGTGAAAGACAATTTGGGTATGTCACTTTCAGGTGGTGAGAGAAGACGTACTGAGATTGCACGTACTTTGGCGACAGATCCTAAATTTGTCTTGTTGGATGAGCCATTTGCAGGGGTGGACCCGATTGCAGTAGAAGAAATTCAACGCATTGTCTATAAACTGAAGCACAAAAATATTGGTGTGCTGATCACTGACCACAACGTAACGGAAACACTTTCGATTACGGATAGGGTTTATATCCTTCAAAGTGGTAAGCTATTCAAAGAAGGTACACCAGAGCAATTGATCAATGATGTTGAAGTAAGAAAAGCATACTTTGGGGAATACGCTGAGTACAAAAAGAAAGATTTTTCTAACTCTTAA